One region of Scophthalmus maximus strain ysfricsl-2021 chromosome 15, ASM2237912v1, whole genome shotgun sequence genomic DNA includes:
- the pax1a gene encoding paired box protein Pax-1a, with the protein MEQTYGEVNQLGGVFVNGRPLPNAIRLRIVELAQLGIRPCDISRQLRVSHGCVSKILARYNETGSILPGAIGGSKPRVTTPNVVKNIREYKQNDPGIFAWEIRDRLLADGVCDKYNVPSVSSISRILRNKIGNLSQPSQYEGGKQASAQAGLSYNHIYPYSYPNTMSPKMSSPPGVPVTAGHMSISRAWPSAHTVSNILGIRAFMDPAALAATEGYPPKMEEWSSVNRAAFPGAHTVNGIDKSAIDADIKYAQPSSTLSSYVSACAYSPNNQYGVYSGSAGGYVSPGHHHWQAQSPALSHPGGGMGMHAGEIHSAMAFKHQQAREGDRKPPSPLSKQQQQQQQQQQHEDLNSVHGLSLPTSSS; encoded by the exons ATGG AGCAAACCTATGGAGAGGTGAACCAATTAGGCGGCGTGTTCGTCAACGGGCGACCCCTGCCCAACGCCATACGGCTAAGAATAGTGGAGCTGGCCCAGCTCGGGATCAGACCCTGCGACATCAGCCGGCAGCTGCGAGTCTCGCACGGCTGCGTGAGCAAGATCCTGGCGCGGTACAACGAGACGGGCTCCATCTTGCCCGGCGCCATCGGTGGCAGTAAACCGCGGGTCACGACGCCTAACGTGGTGAAAAATATCAGGgaatacaaacaaaatgaccCCGGGATCTTTGCCTGGGAGATCCGGGACAGGCTTTTGGCGGACGGGGTCTGCGACAAGTACAATGTGCCGTCGGTGAGCTCGATCAGCAGGATTTTACGCAACAAGATCGGGAATCTTTCTCAGCCCAGCCAGTACGAGGGCGGCAAGCAAGCGTCCGCGCAGGCCGGGCTCTCCTACAACCACATTTACCCGTACTCCTACCCCAACACCATGTCGCCCAAGATGAGCAGCCCCCCCGGAGTACCGGTGACGGCCGGACACATGAGCATATCCAGGGCCTGGCCCTCTGCGCACACCGTCAGCAACATCCTGGGCATACGAGCCTTCATGGATCCCGCAG CCCTCGCTGCGACGGAGGGATATCCACCAAAAATGGAGGAGTGGAGTAGCGTCAACAGAGCAGCCTTCCCAGGGGCGCACACAGTCAACGGGATCGACAAGTCAGCCATCGACGCCGACATAAAATACGCTCAG CCTTCCTCCACGCTGTCCAGCTATGTCTCGGCGTGTGCGTACTCTCCCAACAACCAGTACGGTGTGTACAGCGGGTCAGCGGGCGGCTACGTGTCGCCGGGACACCACCACTGGCAGGCGCAGAGCCCGGCCCTGTCCCACCCGGGAGGCGGCATGGGCATGCACGCAGGGGAGATCCACTCGGCGATGGCCTTCAAGCACCAGCAGGCCCGAGAAG GAGACAGAAAACCGCCCAGTCCCCTgagcaagcagcagcagcagcagcagcagcagcagcagcacgaagACTTGAACAGTGTGCATGGACTCAGTCTCCCTACCTCGTCGTCATAA